In a single window of the Thermus amyloliquefaciens genome:
- a CDS encoding vWA domain-containing protein: MLWLLLPVLLLVYLLYRAQRPRVRPWAGVWLWQRGRRRRFRPRLDLRLLLLLLAAALMVLALEDPPLGPSPMVFVVDASASMAAREGAKTRLDLAKERLLPLLERTPEAVLVRAGERPQAHGPAPGIALRGRLLELEAKDRQARLEEAVALGRRLLKAPVVVVSDAPPPPGVEGYLGVGTPRENLGLVAVAHGFLALGNSASRTLTARVALGGKVEEVPVPPRGFARLENLPPTFTARLLDGGALDLDDEAGFGLRRLGVDYPPLPALKRLFRLLGAVLGDEVRVRIGVPEGAPERPSLYLAPSGGSPTPILLTTPHPLLEGVALLGERLPPPPPPPAPWRPLAEGEGGVGLIYLTEGGLYLPPLAAIQDRPFFPLLVYNFLKSHREVRSGLLSPGETLLPTPGPSFLPKGQGGGGRFLALLAALVLLLEALLFRPRPKAQGA; the protein is encoded by the coding sequence ATGCTGTGGCTTCTCCTTCCGGTCCTCCTCCTGGTCTACCTCCTCTACCGGGCCCAAAGGCCCAGGGTGCGCCCCTGGGCCGGGGTGTGGCTTTGGCAGAGGGGCAGGCGGAGGCGGTTTAGGCCCCGGTTGGACCTAAGGCTTCTTCTCCTTCTCCTGGCGGCCGCCTTGATGGTCCTGGCCCTCGAGGACCCCCCCTTAGGCCCCTCCCCCATGGTCTTCGTGGTGGACGCCTCCGCCAGCATGGCCGCCCGGGAGGGGGCCAAGACCCGGCTGGACCTGGCCAAGGAAAGGCTCCTTCCCCTTCTGGAAAGAACCCCGGAGGCCGTCTTGGTGCGGGCTGGGGAAAGGCCCCAAGCCCATGGCCCCGCCCCTGGGATCGCCCTAAGGGGAAGGCTTCTGGAGCTGGAGGCCAAGGACCGCCAGGCCCGGCTGGAGGAGGCCGTCGCCCTAGGGCGACGGCTCCTCAAGGCCCCGGTGGTGGTGGTCAGCGACGCCCCCCCGCCCCCCGGGGTGGAGGGGTACCTGGGGGTGGGCACCCCAAGGGAGAACCTGGGCCTCGTGGCCGTGGCCCACGGCTTCTTAGCCCTAGGCAACAGCGCGAGCCGCACCCTCACCGCAAGGGTGGCCCTAGGGGGCAAGGTGGAGGAGGTGCCCGTCCCACCCCGGGGCTTTGCCCGCCTGGAAAACCTCCCCCCCACCTTCACCGCCCGCCTCCTGGATGGGGGCGCCCTGGACCTGGACGACGAGGCGGGCTTCGGCCTCCGCCGCCTGGGGGTGGACTACCCTCCCCTCCCTGCCCTAAAGAGGCTCTTCCGCCTGCTGGGGGCGGTGCTGGGGGACGAGGTCCGGGTGCGGATAGGGGTGCCGGAAGGCGCCCCGGAGCGCCCCAGCCTGTACCTGGCCCCTTCCGGGGGAAGCCCCACCCCCATCCTCCTCACCACCCCCCACCCCCTCCTGGAAGGGGTGGCCCTCCTGGGGGAGCGCCTGCCCCCACCTCCCCCACCCCCCGCTCCCTGGCGGCCCCTGGCGGAAGGGGAGGGCGGGGTGGGCCTCATCTACCTGACGGAAGGGGGCCTTTACCTGCCCCCCTTGGCCGCCATCCAGGACCGCCCCTTCTTCCCCTTGCTGGTCTACAACTTCCTAAAGTCCCACCGGGAGGTGCGAAGCGGACTCCTCTCCCCCGGGGAAACCCTCCTCCCCACCCCGGGGCCCAGCTTCCTCCCCAAGGGGCAAGGAGGGGGAGGCCGCTTCCTGGCCCTCCTGGCCGCCTTGGTGCTCCTCCTGGAAGCCCTCCTTTTCCGCCCCAGGCCGAAGGCCCAGGGGGCATAA
- a CDS encoding DUF1999 family protein — protein sequence MRFRPFTELDLDLLNRVAGNRPLSLGAVRFFARTGHSFLAEEGEEPKGFALAQAVWQGEATTVLVSRVEGKDQATLEGLLAAVVKSAYDAGVYEVALHLDPGREELAQALKAQGFAIGPLVLAVRVLGSRGQRGETRGVLE from the coding sequence ATGCGCTTCCGTCCCTTTACCGAACTGGACCTGGACCTCCTCAACCGGGTGGCGGGAAACCGGCCCTTAAGCCTGGGGGCCGTGCGCTTTTTTGCCCGCACCGGCCACTCCTTTTTGGCCGAGGAAGGGGAGGAACCCAAGGGCTTCGCCCTGGCCCAGGCGGTGTGGCAGGGGGAGGCCACCACGGTCCTGGTCAGCCGGGTGGAGGGCAAGGACCAGGCCACCTTGGAGGGCCTCCTGGCCGCGGTGGTAAAAAGCGCCTACGACGCCGGGGTCTACGAGGTGGCCCTGCACCTGGACCCCGGGCGGGAGGAACTGGCCCAGGCCCTAAAGGCCCAGGGCTTCGCCATCGGTCCCCTGGTCCTGGCGGTGCGGGTCCTGGGAAGCCGCGGGCAACGGGGCGAAACCCGGGGCGTCCTAGAATAA
- a CDS encoding acyl-CoA dehydrogenase family protein: MLDFYAIEDLLTPEEREIQKAARRFLEKEALPYIGQWWEEGVFPTHLIPRFAELGFLGPTLPPEYGGAGVSSAAYGLIAYELERVDSGLRSFVSVQSSLVMYPIYAFGSEEQKREFLPKLARGEMVGCFGLTEPDGGSDPYGNMKTRARREGDTWVLNGTKMWITNGNLAQIALIWAKDEEGRVLGFIVPTDTKGFQAREVKHKMSLRASVTSELVLEEVRVPEALRLPKAEGLKAPLSCLTQARFGIAWGVLGALEAVYTEAVDFAKSRSTFGEPIAQKQLVQAKLAEMLADHTEGLLLAWRLARLKDEGKLKPAQVSLAKRQNVMKALKAARLAREILGGSGITLEYHAIRHMLNLETVYTYEGTHDIHTLVLGREATGLNAF, from the coding sequence ATGCTGGACTTCTACGCCATTGAAGACCTCCTCACCCCGGAGGAAAGGGAGATCCAAAAGGCCGCCCGGCGCTTCCTGGAGAAGGAGGCCCTGCCCTATATAGGCCAGTGGTGGGAGGAAGGGGTCTTCCCCACCCACCTCATACCCAGGTTCGCGGAGCTGGGCTTCCTAGGCCCCACCCTGCCCCCGGAGTACGGGGGGGCAGGGGTGAGCAGCGCCGCCTACGGCCTCATCGCCTACGAGCTGGAACGGGTGGACTCGGGGCTCAGGAGCTTCGTGAGCGTGCAGAGCTCCTTGGTGATGTACCCCATCTACGCCTTTGGCAGCGAGGAACAAAAGCGGGAGTTCCTGCCCAAGCTGGCCCGGGGGGAGATGGTGGGTTGCTTCGGCCTCACCGAGCCCGACGGGGGCTCGGACCCCTACGGCAACATGAAGACCCGGGCGCGCCGGGAGGGGGACACCTGGGTGCTAAACGGCACCAAGATGTGGATCACCAACGGCAACCTGGCCCAGATCGCCCTCATCTGGGCCAAGGACGAGGAGGGCCGGGTCTTGGGCTTCATCGTCCCCACGGATACCAAAGGCTTCCAGGCCCGGGAGGTGAAGCACAAGATGAGCCTGCGCGCCTCGGTGACCAGCGAGCTGGTCCTGGAGGAGGTGCGCGTACCCGAGGCCTTGCGCCTCCCCAAGGCGGAGGGGCTCAAGGCCCCCCTCTCCTGCCTCACCCAGGCCCGCTTCGGCATCGCCTGGGGCGTCCTGGGGGCCCTGGAGGCCGTGTACACCGAGGCGGTGGACTTCGCCAAGAGCCGAAGCACCTTCGGCGAGCCCATCGCCCAAAAGCAACTGGTGCAGGCCAAGCTGGCGGAGATGCTTGCCGACCACACCGAGGGGCTTCTTCTCGCCTGGCGGCTTGCCCGGCTCAAGGACGAGGGGAAGCTCAAGCCCGCCCAGGTCTCCCTGGCCAAAAGGCAGAACGTGATGAAGGCCCTCAAGGCCGCCCGCCTGGCCCGGGAGATCCTGGGGGGAAGCGGCATCACCCTGGAGTACCACGCCATCCGCCACATGCTGAACCTGGAAACCGTCTACACCTATGAGGGGACCCACGACATCCACACCCTGGTCCTGGGCAGGGAGGCCACGGGGCTGAACGCCTTTTAG
- the holA gene encoding DNA polymerase III subunit delta, whose amino-acid sequence MVIAFTGDPFLAKEALLQEASLRGLTRLAGQGRGLYLDPTPEALAEALRPGLFGQAGALLDLREVSEGEWKALKPLLENVPEEVAVLILDPKPTTARAAFYRTRERRDFPTPKGKDLIRHLENRAKRLGFRLTAGIAQYLASLEGDLEALERELEKLSLLDPPLTLEKVERVVALKPPVSGFDLVRAVLEGNAKEAFRRLKRLREEGEEPLRLLGAFAWQFSLLAKAWMLLEENPRPTEADLLRLEAHPYAAKRALELARGLPKATLLAGLDALVQAERRAKEGKDPWLALEGAVYALLRLAPARPA is encoded by the coding sequence ATGGTCATCGCCTTCACCGGCGACCCCTTCCTGGCCAAGGAGGCGCTCCTCCAGGAGGCTTCCCTTCGGGGCCTGACCCGCTTGGCCGGCCAGGGGCGGGGCCTGTACCTTGACCCCACCCCCGAGGCCCTGGCCGAGGCCCTACGCCCCGGGCTTTTCGGGCAGGCGGGGGCCCTTTTGGACCTGCGGGAGGTGAGCGAGGGGGAGTGGAAGGCGCTCAAGCCCCTTCTGGAAAACGTCCCCGAAGAGGTGGCCGTGCTCATCCTGGACCCCAAGCCCACCACCGCCCGGGCCGCCTTCTACCGCACCCGGGAGCGGCGGGACTTCCCTACCCCCAAGGGCAAGGACCTCATCCGCCACCTGGAGAACCGGGCCAAGCGCCTGGGGTTTCGGCTAACCGCCGGCATCGCCCAGTACCTGGCCTCCCTGGAAGGGGACCTCGAGGCCCTGGAAAGGGAGCTGGAGAAGCTCTCCCTTTTGGACCCCCCCCTCACCCTGGAGAAGGTGGAGCGGGTGGTGGCCCTAAAGCCCCCGGTAAGCGGCTTTGACCTGGTGCGGGCGGTGCTGGAGGGAAACGCCAAGGAGGCCTTCCGCCGCCTGAAGCGGCTAAGGGAGGAAGGGGAAGAGCCCCTAAGGCTCCTGGGGGCCTTCGCCTGGCAGTTTTCCCTCCTGGCCAAGGCCTGGATGCTCCTGGAGGAAAACCCCAGGCCCACGGAAGCGGACCTCCTCCGCCTCGAGGCCCACCCCTACGCCGCCAAAAGGGCCCTGGAGCTGGCTCGCGGCCTCCCCAAGGCAACCCTCCTGGCCGGCCTGGACGCCCTGGTCCAGGCGGAGCGCCGGGCCAAGGAGGGCAAGGACCCCTGGCTGGCCCTGGAGGGGGCGGTCTACGCCCTCCTCCGCCTCGCCCCGGCAAGGCCCGCCTGA
- a CDS encoding TldD/PmbA family protein, which yields MLNPDLVALVLRQALKGGADFAEIYAERSRRRRMTVRSGKLEEAISGLDYGAGIRLFFGLEVVYAYTNQLTQEGLLEALETLLRAKGALGRVDERGAGGLDFRKTAPQGLHTPKVPFSEKDKRFRLERLLEAEAGARIAPEVQRVEASLQEWEQEVLIANSEGTWAEEKRVRTRLHVLAVAQDGTEVQTGYAAPGKSVGLELFELYPPQEVGAKAARQALTNLRAKPAPAGTMPVVVGNAFGGVLFHEALGHLLETTSVAKKASVLADRLGEEVASPAVTYVDDGTLPHAWGSTEVDDEGRPTERTVLIEKGILKSYMVDRLGHLLTGYPMTGSGRRQDYTFAPTSRMRNTFIAPGDKEVEELIAGVEFGLYAKEMGGGQVKPGSGEYNFAVQEGYIIRKGRIEEPVRGAMLVGKGPETIRKVVAVAKDWENAPGMCGSLSGMVPVEVGQPHVLVSEIVVGGRA from the coding sequence ATGCTAAACCCAGACCTGGTGGCCCTGGTCCTGCGGCAGGCCCTAAAGGGCGGGGCCGACTTCGCCGAGATCTATGCGGAGCGCTCCCGAAGGCGGCGCATGACCGTGCGCTCGGGGAAGCTGGAGGAGGCCATCTCCGGCCTGGACTACGGGGCGGGGATCAGGCTTTTCTTCGGCCTCGAGGTGGTCTACGCCTACACCAACCAGCTCACCCAAGAAGGCCTCCTGGAGGCCCTGGAAACCCTCCTCAGGGCCAAGGGGGCCCTGGGACGGGTGGACGAACGGGGCGCCGGGGGCCTGGACTTCCGCAAAACCGCCCCCCAAGGCCTCCACACCCCCAAGGTGCCCTTCTCGGAAAAGGACAAGCGCTTCCGCCTGGAGCGCCTCCTGGAAGCCGAGGCCGGGGCCCGGATCGCCCCCGAGGTCCAAAGGGTGGAGGCCAGCCTCCAGGAATGGGAACAGGAGGTCCTGATCGCCAACAGCGAGGGCACTTGGGCGGAGGAGAAGCGGGTCCGCACCCGGCTCCACGTGCTGGCCGTGGCCCAGGACGGCACCGAGGTGCAGACCGGCTACGCCGCCCCGGGCAAGAGCGTGGGCCTGGAGCTTTTTGAGCTCTACCCGCCCCAGGAGGTGGGGGCCAAGGCCGCCCGCCAGGCCCTCACCAACCTCCGCGCCAAGCCCGCCCCTGCCGGGACCATGCCCGTGGTGGTGGGGAACGCCTTCGGCGGGGTCCTCTTCCACGAGGCCCTGGGCCACCTCCTGGAGACCACCAGCGTGGCCAAAAAGGCCAGCGTCCTCGCGGACCGGCTGGGGGAGGAGGTGGCCAGCCCCGCGGTCACCTATGTGGACGACGGCACCCTGCCCCACGCCTGGGGCTCCACGGAGGTGGACGACGAGGGCCGCCCCACGGAGCGCACGGTGCTCATTGAAAAGGGCATCCTCAAAAGCTACATGGTGGACCGGCTGGGCCACCTCCTCACCGGCTACCCCATGACCGGGTCAGGGCGCAGGCAGGACTACACCTTCGCCCCCACCTCCAGGATGCGCAACACCTTCATCGCCCCGGGGGACAAGGAGGTGGAGGAGCTCATCGCGGGGGTGGAGTTCGGCCTTTACGCCAAGGAGATGGGGGGTGGACAGGTGAAGCCGGGCTCGGGCGAGTACAACTTCGCGGTGCAGGAGGGGTACATCATCCGCAAGGGGCGCATAGAGGAGCCGGTGCGGGGGGCCATGCTGGTGGGCAAAGGGCCGGAGACCATCCGGAAGGTGGTGGCGGTGGCCAAGGATTGGGAAAACGCCCCCGGGATGTGCGGAAGCCTCTCGGGGATGGTGCCCGTGGAGGTGGGCCAGCCCCACGTGCTGGTCTCGGAGATCGTGGTGGGAGGTAGGGCATGA
- a CDS encoding TldD/PmbA family protein, whose product MTLEEAKRYLLRRAKELGLEAEVLFQEERELSLRARQGALEEIKEARQGGIGLRVVAQGRVGYAYTEELSPEALEWALAEARDNALLADKEGLIPPGRALGSHDLLGEGLSAPLETKKQGALALEKALWEDPRTRSVLMGGYMEKEVRVALASTLGAEGDFRTGLAGMGGSLVMGEGASLKQGWDFQLAKEFHALDPGRTALEIRERTARLLNAKPLPTGRYRAYLEPKAMAGLLWVLARSLSGKSALEGKSRLLNRIGERIASEWVTLVDDPTLEKGLLSRPFDAEGTPARRTVVVEKGIFKTFLHNAETARALGQENTGHAFRTYRGVLDVAPTNLYLEPVGNLRLEKGVLITEFMGLHAGANPVSLDFSLQALGLWVEEGEARHAVENFAVSGNLLELLQAIEAVGDELDWEVMGAALGSPMVAVAELSFAGA is encoded by the coding sequence ATGACCCTGGAGGAAGCCAAGCGGTACCTGTTGCGGCGGGCCAAGGAGCTGGGCCTCGAGGCGGAGGTCCTCTTCCAGGAGGAGCGGGAGCTTTCCCTACGGGCCCGGCAAGGCGCCCTGGAGGAGATCAAGGAGGCCCGCCAAGGGGGCATCGGCCTAAGGGTGGTGGCCCAGGGCCGGGTGGGCTACGCCTACACGGAGGAGCTCTCCCCGGAAGCCCTGGAGTGGGCCCTGGCGGAGGCCCGGGATAACGCCCTCCTGGCGGACAAGGAAGGCCTCATCCCCCCGGGCCGGGCCCTGGGAAGCCACGACCTTCTGGGGGAAGGCCTTTCCGCTCCCCTGGAAACCAAGAAGCAAGGGGCCTTGGCCCTGGAAAAGGCCCTGTGGGAAGACCCCAGGACCCGAAGCGTCCTCATGGGGGGGTATATGGAGAAGGAGGTCCGGGTGGCCCTGGCCAGCACCCTGGGGGCCGAGGGGGACTTCCGCACGGGCCTTGCGGGAATGGGGGGAAGCCTGGTCATGGGGGAGGGGGCAAGCCTCAAGCAGGGCTGGGATTTCCAGCTGGCCAAGGAGTTCCACGCCCTAGACCCCGGCCGCACCGCCTTGGAGATCCGGGAGAGGACCGCCAGGCTTCTGAACGCCAAACCCCTCCCCACGGGCCGCTACCGGGCCTATCTGGAGCCCAAGGCCATGGCGGGCCTCCTCTGGGTGCTTGCCCGCTCCCTTTCGGGAAAAAGCGCCTTGGAGGGCAAAAGCCGCCTCCTAAACCGGATTGGGGAGCGGATCGCCTCCGAATGGGTCACCCTGGTGGACGACCCCACCTTGGAAAAGGGGCTCCTTTCCCGTCCCTTTGACGCCGAGGGCACCCCGGCCCGGCGCACGGTGGTGGTGGAGAAGGGGATCTTCAAAACTTTCCTGCACAATGCGGAAACCGCAAGGGCCTTGGGCCAGGAAAACACCGGCCACGCCTTCCGCACCTACCGGGGGGTCTTGGACGTGGCCCCCACGAACCTCTACCTGGAGCCCGTGGGCAACCTGCGCCTAGAGAAGGGCGTCTTGATCACCGAGTTCATGGGCCTCCACGCCGGGGCCAACCCCGTGAGCCTGGACTTCTCCCTGCAGGCCCTGGGGCTATGGGTGGAGGAAGGGGAGGCGCGGCATGCGGTGGAAAACTTCGCCGTAAGCGGGAACCTCTTGGAGCTCCTTCAGGCGATAGAGGCCGTGGGCGACGAGCTGGACTGGGAGGTGATGGGCGCCGCCTTGGGAAGCCCTATGGTGGCGGTGGCGGAGCTTTCCTTCGCCGGGGCTTAG
- a CDS encoding AbrB/MazE/SpoVT family DNA-binding domain-containing protein has translation MATVTVSPKYQITLPAEVRRALGLRPGEKLRVEVVEGEIRLRPVRPPVRELLQKLLQAYPEEAEALGRATGHDAVGYVRALREG, from the coding sequence ATGGCCACCGTCACCGTCAGCCCCAAGTACCAGATCACCCTGCCCGCCGAGGTGCGCCGGGCCCTGGGCCTACGCCCCGGGGAAAAGCTCCGGGTGGAGGTGGTGGAGGGGGAGATCCGCCTGCGTCCCGTGCGCCCCCCCGTGCGGGAGCTCCTGCAGAAGCTTCTCCAGGCTTACCCCGAGGAGGCCGAAGCCTTGGGAAGGGCCACAGGGCACGACGCGGTGGGGTACGTGCGCGCCCTTAGGGAAGGATGA
- a CDS encoding type II toxin-antitoxin system VapC family toxin — protein MTSLDTNVILAALDPKDALHAEAVGLLETCAFHALFLSPPVYAELRAGEGWPLLEAFLQAFAIRLRPEMPLQVWTLAGERFGLYARKRREGGLPRRILADFLIGAHAVHHGLRLATFDPAPYRTAFPELEVVP, from the coding sequence ATGACCAGCCTGGACACCAACGTCATCCTGGCCGCCTTGGACCCCAAGGATGCCCTCCACGCCGAGGCGGTAGGCCTTCTGGAAACCTGCGCCTTCCACGCCTTGTTCTTGAGCCCGCCGGTGTACGCCGAGCTGCGGGCCGGGGAAGGCTGGCCCCTTTTGGAAGCCTTTTTGCAGGCCTTCGCCATCCGCCTGCGCCCCGAGATGCCCCTCCAGGTATGGACCCTGGCGGGGGAGCGGTTTGGCCTTTACGCCCGGAAGCGGCGGGAAGGGGGGCTTCCCCGGCGCATCCTGGCCGATTTCCTCATCGGAGCCCACGCCGTGCACCACGGCCTCAGGCTGGCCACCTTTGACCCCGCGCCCTACCGCACGGCCTTCCCCGAGCTGGAGGTGGTGCCGTGA
- a CDS encoding 2-hydroxyacid dehydrogenase, translating to MKVFVTRTLPGKALERLKERGLEVEVHEGLFLPREELLRKVEGAIGLIPTVEDRIDAEVMDRASGLRVIACYSVGVDHVDLEAAKARGIRVTHTPGVLTEATADLTLALLLAVARRVVEGVDHAREGRWQAWHPELLLGLDLEGLTLGLVGMGRIGQAVAKRAEAFGMRVVYHSRTPKPLPYPHLSLEELLGTADIVSLHAPLTPETHRLMNRERLFAMKPGSILINTARGGLVDTEALVEALRGHLFGAGLDVTDPEPLPPGHPLYALPNAVITPHMGSAGRRTRERMAEMAVENLLAVLEGREPPNPVV from the coding sequence GTGAAGGTCTTCGTCACCCGCACCCTGCCGGGCAAAGCCTTGGAAAGGCTCAAGGAGCGGGGCCTCGAGGTGGAGGTCCACGAGGGGCTCTTCCTCCCCCGGGAGGAGCTTTTGCGCAAGGTGGAGGGGGCCATAGGCCTCATCCCCACGGTGGAGGACCGCATTGACGCCGAGGTGATGGACCGGGCCTCCGGCCTCCGGGTCATCGCCTGCTACAGCGTGGGGGTGGACCACGTGGACCTCGAGGCGGCCAAAGCCCGGGGCATCCGCGTGACCCACACCCCCGGGGTCCTCACCGAGGCCACCGCCGACCTCACCCTGGCCCTCCTCCTGGCGGTGGCCCGGCGGGTGGTGGAGGGGGTGGACCACGCCCGGGAAGGGCGCTGGCAGGCCTGGCACCCGGAGCTCCTCCTGGGCCTGGACCTCGAGGGGCTCACCCTGGGCCTCGTGGGCATGGGCCGGATCGGGCAGGCGGTGGCCAAAAGGGCCGAGGCCTTCGGGATGCGGGTGGTCTACCACAGCCGCACCCCCAAGCCCCTCCCCTACCCCCACCTCTCCCTGGAAGAGCTTTTAGGCACCGCGGACATCGTCAGCCTCCACGCCCCCCTGACCCCGGAAACGCACCGCCTCATGAACCGGGAAAGGCTTTTCGCCATGAAGCCGGGAAGCATCCTGATCAACACCGCCCGGGGCGGCCTGGTGGACACCGAGGCCCTGGTGGAGGCCCTCAGGGGACACCTTTTCGGGGCGGGCTTGGACGTCACCGACCCCGAACCCCTACCCCCGGGGCATCCCCTCTACGCCCTCCCCAACGCCGTCATCACCCCCCACATGGGCTCGGCGGGAAGAAGGACCCGGGAACGCATGGCGGAGATGGCGGTGGAAAACCTGCTGGCCGTCCTGGAGGGGCGCGAGCCCCCAAACCCGGTAGTATAG